From one Bacteroides fragilis NCTC 9343 genomic stretch:
- a CDS encoding glycoside hydrolase family 3 C-terminal domain-containing protein — protein sequence MKDMQTKIVMIGILLSTGIMLRAQDNGGCEDCPAFNAGGKVEVRGVKERIIGDLSQPVAVRVRTLIQQMTLAEKVAQLVSESDSIPRLNLPAYNYWNECLHGVARAGEVTVFPQAINLASTWDTVLVKRVASAISTEARLKYLEIGKGLTYWSPTINMARDPRWGRNEETYGEDPHLTSRLGVAFVKGLQGDHPTYLKTVATIKHFVANNEENNRFSSSSQIPTKQLYEYYFPAYEACVKEANAQSVMTAYNAFNGVPPSGSHWLLDDVLRKEWGFDGFVVSDCGAIGVMNWQHRVVNSLEEAAALGVNSGCDLECGTTYKEKLVQAVEQGLISEAAIDRALTRVLTARFKLGEFDPMELVPYNHYDKKLLAGKKFAELAYEAAVKSVVLLKNDALLPLNKEKIKSVAVVGPFADYNYLGGYSGQPPYSVSLLKGVKELIGKKGKVTYLNGMGTSADSIAQVVKGADIVLVALGSDEKMARENHDMPSIYLPEEQEKFLKKIYQVNPRIVLVFHTGNPLTSEWADTHILAIMQAWYPGQEAGRALANLLFGNENPSGKLPMTIYKTEEQLPDILDFDMWKGRTYRYMKGEPLYGFGHGLSYTSFEFDNIQGNDTLQPDAILQCSVELSNSGQLAGEEVVQVYVSRENTPVYTYPLKKLVAFKKVKLASGEKKKVDFTIAPRELSVWEDGKWRMLSGKYTLFIGSGQPGLAKGITKGFEVKIR from the coding sequence ATGAAAGACATGCAAACAAAAATAGTAATGATAGGGATTCTACTTTCTACAGGTATAATGTTGAGGGCTCAGGACAATGGAGGGTGTGAGGATTGTCCGGCTTTTAATGCAGGAGGAAAAGTGGAAGTCCGTGGTGTAAAAGAGAGGATTATCGGAGATTTGTCGCAACCGGTCGCAGTTCGTGTAAGGACGCTGATTCAACAGATGACATTGGCAGAGAAGGTAGCTCAGTTGGTGAGCGAAAGTGATAGCATTCCGCGGTTGAATCTTCCTGCTTATAATTATTGGAATGAATGTCTTCACGGAGTGGCTCGTGCCGGTGAAGTGACAGTCTTTCCGCAAGCCATTAATCTGGCTTCTACCTGGGATACGGTGTTAGTCAAACGGGTGGCTTCTGCTATTTCTACGGAGGCACGGTTGAAATATCTGGAGATAGGAAAAGGGCTCACTTACTGGTCGCCTACTATAAACATGGCGCGTGATCCACGCTGGGGAAGAAATGAAGAGACTTATGGTGAAGATCCGCATCTGACTTCGCGACTTGGAGTGGCTTTTGTTAAAGGCTTACAGGGGGATCATCCGACTTATCTGAAAACTGTCGCAACAATCAAACATTTTGTGGCCAATAACGAAGAGAACAATCGTTTCTCCAGTTCTTCACAAATACCGACGAAACAGCTATATGAATATTATTTCCCCGCTTACGAGGCTTGTGTGAAAGAGGCAAACGCACAATCGGTAATGACAGCTTATAATGCTTTTAACGGAGTACCACCCAGCGGTTCGCATTGGTTACTCGATGATGTGCTGAGAAAAGAATGGGGATTCGATGGATTTGTAGTTTCTGATTGCGGGGCTATTGGGGTGATGAATTGGCAGCACCGGGTGGTAAACTCGCTGGAGGAGGCAGCTGCTTTAGGAGTAAACAGTGGTTGTGATCTGGAATGTGGTACTACTTATAAGGAAAAACTTGTTCAAGCGGTAGAACAAGGATTAATTTCAGAAGCTGCTATTGACCGGGCTTTGACAAGAGTATTAACGGCACGGTTTAAGTTGGGAGAGTTTGATCCGATGGAACTTGTCCCATATAATCATTATGATAAGAAACTATTGGCAGGAAAGAAATTTGCAGAACTTGCTTATGAGGCTGCTGTTAAGTCGGTCGTGCTATTGAAAAACGATGCTTTGTTACCTTTAAATAAAGAAAAGATTAAATCTGTAGCCGTAGTAGGACCGTTTGCCGATTACAATTATTTGGGGGGATATAGCGGACAGCCTCCTTATTCGGTTAGCCTTTTGAAAGGAGTGAAGGAGCTGATAGGTAAAAAAGGGAAAGTCACTTATCTGAACGGAATGGGAACCTCTGCGGATTCTATAGCGCAAGTGGTAAAAGGGGCAGATATAGTACTTGTAGCTTTGGGTAGTGATGAAAAAATGGCACGAGAAAACCATGATATGCCTTCTATTTATTTACCGGAGGAACAAGAGAAGTTTCTAAAAAAGATTTATCAGGTGAATCCGAGAATTGTATTGGTTTTCCACACGGGAAATCCGTTGACTTCCGAATGGGCGGATACACATATACTGGCTATTATGCAGGCTTGGTATCCGGGACAGGAAGCGGGTAGGGCTTTGGCCAATTTGCTGTTTGGAAATGAAAATCCGTCGGGTAAGTTGCCTATGACTATCTACAAAACCGAAGAACAGTTACCGGATATACTGGATTTTGATATGTGGAAAGGGCGTACTTATCGTTATATGAAAGGGGAACCTTTATATGGTTTCGGCCATGGATTGAGTTATACATCTTTTGAGTTCGATAATATACAAGGGAATGATACTTTGCAGCCGGATGCGATTTTACAATGTTCGGTCGAGTTATCCAATTCAGGTCAGTTAGCAGGAGAAGAAGTGGTTCAGGTCTATGTTTCGAGGGAGAATACTCCTGTTTACACATATCCGTTGAAAAAATTAGTGGCATTTAAAAAAGTAAAACTTGCTTCAGGTGAGAAAAAGAAAGTGGATTTTACTATAGCTCCCCGGGAGTTATCAGTTTGGGAAGATGGGAAATGGAGGATGCTTTCCGGAAAGTATACTTTGTTTATCGGTTCCGGACAACCGGGGTTGGCGAAAGGTATTACGAAAGGTTTTGAGGTTAAGATAAGGTAA
- a CDS encoding aldo/keto reductase, with translation MINPIYSADKARYSGGMKYRRCGKSGILLPEVSLGLWHNFGDVDTLANSLRMAHFAFDKGITHFDLANNYGPSYGSAEETFGLIMKKSFMPYRDELFISTKAGHDMWEGPYGNWGSRKYLMSSLNQSLKRMNLEYVDIFYTHRYDPETPLEETLQALVDIVRQGKALYIGISKYPKEKAEFAYRYLEERDVHCLLYQGRYNLFNREPEEQGILQQAKENGTGFIAFSPLAQGLLTNRYLNGIPEDSRIARGGFLKKEQLTEQVFNKIKALNEVAGSRGQTLAEMALAWVLKDDLVTSVIVGASSVKQLEDNLKVTENCKFSTDEIQRIGNILQ, from the coding sequence ATGATCAATCCTATTTATTCAGCCGATAAAGCAAGATACTCCGGTGGGATGAAGTACCGTCGTTGTGGTAAAAGCGGTATACTGTTACCGGAAGTTTCTCTGGGCCTCTGGCATAACTTTGGTGATGTTGACACATTAGCCAACAGCCTCCGGATGGCTCACTTTGCATTCGACAAAGGTATCACACATTTCGACCTGGCTAATAACTACGGTCCCTCTTACGGCTCAGCTGAAGAAACGTTCGGACTCATCATGAAGAAATCCTTTATGCCCTATCGGGATGAACTATTCATATCCACCAAAGCCGGCCATGATATGTGGGAAGGTCCTTACGGAAACTGGGGCTCCCGAAAATACCTGATGAGCAGTCTCAACCAGAGTTTAAAACGTATGAATCTGGAGTATGTCGATATTTTCTATACCCATCGTTACGACCCCGAAACTCCACTTGAAGAAACTCTTCAGGCGCTCGTCGATATTGTCCGGCAAGGTAAAGCCCTCTACATCGGTATATCCAAATACCCCAAAGAAAAGGCAGAGTTCGCCTACCGATATCTGGAAGAACGAGACGTGCATTGTCTACTCTATCAGGGACGATACAACCTGTTTAACCGCGAACCGGAAGAACAAGGCATTCTGCAACAAGCCAAAGAAAATGGTACGGGCTTTATCGCCTTTTCTCCTCTGGCTCAAGGTCTGCTCACCAACCGGTATCTAAATGGAATTCCGGAAGACTCAAGAATAGCCCGCGGAGGTTTCCTGAAGAAAGAGCAATTGACCGAGCAAGTATTCAATAAAATCAAAGCATTGAATGAAGTGGCAGGTAGTCGGGGACAGACCTTAGCCGAAATGGCATTGGCCTGGGTCTTGAAAGATGATCTGGTAACCTCTGTTATCGTCGGCGCGAGCTCCGTCAAGCAACTGGAAGACAATCTGAAAGTGACGGAAAACTGTAAGTTCAGTACAGACGAGATTCAACGTATCGGGAACATTCTTCAATGA
- a CDS encoding glycan-binding surface protein → MNTFVTFKIEDAMKTFRYILFVWVMLGCGLFASCEDDEVEYAPLAVTRVSTVLDREQGIDQANLAQYIIVQGTGLNAVNSILVNDVQVDLKDAYITSGEITFPIPRVIPGEINNLITLGSGNSTVTAPISVFIPELEVNGMFNEFTPAGDTMKVVGDYFDLYEITTESGQLFFGGKEVKITKSTGNSLSFVLPEDAVMGSKIKLVSPVCGEVTVPGKYMEKGNMLCDFDPFTGWGGSKYVIDGPVPAPYSGYFSRFKINKGDANDWDWNEVTTIAQCAVEYSPEVIADQNKYLLKFEVNTIKPLTKRQIRFYFSQINYDWEPFASGLALNTNGEWKTVSIDLGEMWKGDIPNDGVLQIMGNSWAEDTDICFDNFRIVPKD, encoded by the coding sequence ATGAATACATTCGTAACATTTAAAATTGAAGATGCAATGAAAACATTTAGATATATTTTATTCGTGTGGGTGATGCTGGGCTGTGGGCTTTTTGCATCATGTGAGGACGATGAAGTGGAATATGCTCCTTTGGCGGTTACAAGGGTATCTACCGTACTTGACCGTGAGCAGGGCATTGATCAGGCTAATCTTGCACAGTACATCATAGTGCAAGGTACGGGACTGAATGCTGTTAATTCAATTCTGGTGAATGATGTGCAGGTTGATTTGAAAGACGCATACATCACTTCCGGAGAAATTACTTTTCCGATTCCAAGAGTGATTCCGGGAGAAATAAATAATCTGATAACTTTAGGGAGTGGAAATTCTACAGTGACAGCTCCGATATCAGTGTTTATCCCCGAATTGGAAGTGAATGGAATGTTCAATGAATTTACACCGGCCGGTGATACAATGAAAGTAGTCGGCGATTATTTCGATCTTTATGAGATAACGACCGAATCGGGACAACTGTTCTTTGGTGGTAAAGAAGTGAAAATTACAAAATCAACGGGCAACAGCTTGAGTTTTGTATTGCCGGAAGATGCTGTAATGGGATCAAAAATTAAATTAGTCAGTCCGGTTTGTGGAGAGGTAACGGTTCCAGGTAAATATATGGAAAAAGGCAACATGCTGTGTGACTTTGATCCGTTTACCGGTTGGGGAGGTAGTAAATATGTGATAGATGGTCCTGTGCCTGCTCCGTACAGTGGATACTTCTCCCGTTTCAAGATCAATAAAGGGGATGCGAACGATTGGGACTGGAACGAGGTGACTACTATTGCACAGTGTGCTGTCGAATATTCTCCGGAGGTTATTGCCGATCAAAATAAATATTTGCTGAAGTTTGAAGTAAATACAATCAAACCATTGACTAAAAGGCAGATTCGTTTCTATTTTTCACAGATCAATTACGATTGGGAACCTTTTGCATCGGGACTTGCTCTGAATACAAATGGAGAATGGAAAACCGTTTCTATTGATCTGGGAGAGATGTGGAAAGGAGATATTCCTAATGATGGAGTCCTGCAGATTATGGGTAATAGTTGGGCGGAAGATACGGATATCTGTTTTGATAATTTCCGTATCGTTCCCAAAGATTAA
- a CDS encoding SusC/RagA family TonB-linked outer membrane protein, producing the protein MKNMMLFLMALLMSGHMMAQQTIVTGVITDANDGSPLIGANVLVKGAGTGSIANVDGKYSVNVPNGKNVLVFSCVGYKEQEITLKPGQKVLNVTMKEDTELLDEVVVIGYGSMKKSDLTGSVTSIKSEDLMKTNPISINQGLQGRIAGVQVNQNDGAPGAGVSIQIRGANSFSTSTEPLYIVDGIPFTSSGMPGTGKDGMMQTANPLSTINPSDIESIEILKDASATAIYGSRGANGVVLITTKRGAKGKDNISFSANFGISKVVKKLDMLDGYAYAMYRNEAAQMFNEYENANEAIPYPGTSKVDPSTGESVYSPGPEDYRNGTYPSVNWQDEVFETAFSQEYNLSVNGSNDKGYYAISGNILDQSGIIHNSGYKRYSFRANLARKVHEWIEIGTNMSFTNSLNKLAKTNSVSDGIIRGALFYPATAPLDDETNNAQLNWFSSNPYVYTRAAKDELTTNSFFSSSFVEITPYKDLKVRQNVGFSYNINERDVYYNRETVEGKDPTNGYASKADNWSKNLVLETMATYNKTFNRNHSLNVVAAFSYERGDYGNKAMVATGFPQDLTEDFDMSAAVNPQKPTSGRGMTSLVSFLGRANYNLMNKYLFTASFRRDGSSKFAPGNKWSNFASGAIAWRASEEQFIKDLNVFSNLKFRASYGQTGNQAIGAYATRDYLTVANYPINGALASGFANLTWRGPANPDLKWETTSQYNVGVDMGFFQNRINLTIDLYYKKTSDLLQNIQIPQSTGFSNMTTNFGNVTNKGLEITGKFYAITGKNLNWDFDANISFNRNKISGLPGDQFAQGWSKADNVFLQRNGMPIGTIYGFVEDGFYDNIAEVRADPFYAKESEAVCKAMVGEVKYKDFDGVAGITNADRQVIGDTNPDFTFGMTHNFTYKNFSLSFFLQGCVGGDIFNANLLEVTMSGIGNIPQNIYESRWTPENRENAKWPKAYAGYGRTMKLSDRYVEDGSYLRMKNINLGYKFISPFKGIESINLFASVSNVFTISGYSWYDPDVNSFGSDASRRGVDLFSYPSSRTFSFGLQCTF; encoded by the coding sequence ATGAAGAACATGATGTTGTTTCTGATGGCACTCTTAATGAGTGGCCATATGATGGCTCAGCAAACCATTGTTACAGGTGTAATTACCGATGCTAACGATGGATCTCCATTGATCGGAGCCAATGTTCTGGTTAAAGGTGCCGGAACCGGTTCTATTGCCAATGTGGACGGTAAGTATAGTGTTAACGTCCCAAATGGTAAGAATGTATTGGTCTTTTCGTGTGTAGGTTATAAAGAACAGGAGATCACTTTAAAACCCGGACAAAAAGTGCTCAATGTGACCATGAAAGAGGATACTGAACTACTGGATGAAGTAGTAGTTATAGGCTATGGCTCCATGAAGAAGAGTGACTTGACTGGTTCGGTCACCAGCATCAAAAGTGAAGATTTAATGAAAACAAACCCGATTAGTATTAATCAGGGACTCCAAGGGCGTATTGCAGGTGTGCAGGTTAACCAGAATGATGGTGCTCCCGGAGCCGGGGTAAGTATTCAGATTCGTGGTGCTAATTCATTCTCCACCTCTACCGAACCGCTTTATATCGTGGATGGTATTCCTTTTACCAGTAGTGGAATGCCGGGAACAGGCAAAGACGGTATGATGCAGACAGCCAATCCGCTTTCGACAATTAATCCGTCGGATATCGAATCTATTGAGATCTTGAAAGATGCCTCTGCCACAGCCATCTATGGATCGCGTGGTGCAAATGGTGTGGTATTGATTACTACCAAACGTGGTGCAAAAGGAAAAGATAATATCAGCTTCAGTGCTAATTTCGGAATATCGAAAGTAGTGAAGAAATTGGATATGTTGGATGGATATGCATATGCGATGTATAGGAATGAAGCAGCGCAGATGTTTAATGAATACGAGAATGCGAATGAAGCAATTCCATATCCGGGTACTTCCAAAGTAGATCCCAGTACCGGTGAATCTGTTTATTCTCCTGGACCGGAGGACTATCGGAATGGTACATATCCTAGCGTAAATTGGCAGGATGAAGTATTTGAAACAGCATTTTCCCAGGAATACAATCTGAGCGTGAACGGTTCGAATGATAAAGGATATTATGCAATCTCCGGTAATATTTTGGATCAGAGTGGTATCATTCATAACTCCGGATACAAACGTTATTCATTCCGTGCGAACTTGGCTCGTAAAGTACATGAATGGATTGAAATAGGTACGAATATGAGTTTTACCAATTCGCTGAATAAACTTGCTAAAACGAATTCTGTCAGTGACGGTATTATTCGTGGTGCTTTATTTTATCCGGCTACCGCTCCGCTGGATGATGAAACGAATAATGCCCAGTTGAACTGGTTCTCTTCTAATCCTTATGTATATACACGTGCTGCTAAAGATGAACTGACAACGAATAGTTTCTTTTCTTCTTCATTTGTAGAGATCACTCCGTACAAAGATTTGAAGGTTCGTCAGAATGTTGGTTTCTCCTACAATATCAATGAACGTGATGTGTATTACAACAGGGAAACAGTAGAAGGTAAAGATCCGACAAACGGATATGCTTCCAAGGCAGATAACTGGTCGAAAAACCTGGTACTTGAAACGATGGCAACTTATAATAAGACCTTTAATAGGAATCATTCGCTAAATGTAGTCGCAGCTTTCTCTTATGAAAGAGGGGATTATGGTAATAAGGCAATGGTAGCTACCGGATTTCCGCAAGACTTGACAGAAGATTTTGATATGAGTGCTGCTGTGAATCCTCAGAAACCGACTAGCGGGCGAGGAATGACTTCTTTGGTTTCCTTTTTGGGACGTGCCAACTATAATCTGATGAATAAATATCTGTTTACTGCCTCTTTCCGCCGAGATGGTTCCAGTAAGTTTGCGCCTGGTAATAAATGGTCGAACTTTGCTTCAGGGGCTATTGCCTGGAGAGCATCAGAAGAACAGTTTATTAAAGATCTGAATGTGTTTAGTAACCTGAAATTCCGTGCAAGTTATGGACAAACAGGTAATCAGGCGATTGGGGCATATGCTACCCGTGACTATCTGACTGTGGCCAATTATCCAATTAATGGTGCACTTGCCAGTGGATTTGCTAATCTGACTTGGAGAGGACCGGCCAATCCGGACCTGAAGTGGGAAACTACCAGCCAGTATAATGTAGGAGTGGATATGGGTTTCTTCCAGAATAGAATTAATCTGACTATTGATCTGTATTATAAGAAAACATCTGATTTGTTACAGAATATACAGATACCCCAAAGTACAGGTTTTTCAAATATGACGACAAATTTTGGTAACGTAACCAATAAAGGACTTGAAATTACGGGAAAATTTTATGCAATCACCGGAAAGAATCTCAATTGGGACTTTGATGCTAATATTTCTTTTAATCGTAATAAAATCAGTGGTCTTCCGGGCGATCAGTTTGCTCAAGGATGGAGTAAGGCTGATAATGTGTTCTTACAGCGTAACGGAATGCCGATCGGAACCATTTATGGATTTGTGGAAGACGGCTTTTATGATAATATAGCTGAGGTGAGAGCTGATCCGTTCTATGCAAAAGAGTCGGAGGCTGTATGTAAAGCAATGGTAGGTGAGGTAAAATATAAGGATTTTGATGGGGTAGCCGGTATTACGAATGCCGATCGTCAGGTAATTGGTGACACGAATCCGGACTTTACGTTTGGTATGACTCACAATTTTACTTATAAGAATTTCTCTTTGAGTTTTTTCCTGCAAGGCTGTGTCGGAGGTGATATTTTTAATGCAAACTTGCTTGAAGTGACTATGAGTGGTATTGGTAATATTCCTCAGAATATATATGAATCCCGTTGGACACCCGAAAATCGGGAGAATGCCAAATGGCCGAAAGCTTATGCCGGCTATGGGAGAACAATGAAGTTGTCCGACCGCTATGTAGAAGATGGATCTTATCTGAGAATGAAGAACATTAATCTGGGCTATAAGTTTATTTCTCCATTCAAAGGAATCGAATCTATCAATCTGTTTGCTTCCGTTAGTAATGTATTTACCATTTCGGGATATAGTTGGTATGATCCGGATGTAAATTCTTTCGGAAGTGATGCTTCCCGTCGTGGTGTAGACTTATTCTCATATCCAAGCAGTCGCACCTTCTCATTTGGTTTACAATGTACATTCTGA
- a CDS encoding RagB/SusD family nutrient uptake outer membrane protein, whose product MKKIIFKSFLLLWTVLLACSCNDLLDEKAYDFVSPEQLGDSESAASQLVTGAYNTVITSFIAPGSYLYLTNMDCDYASGASWAFGNVGAGNPQGFWGIDHMWQGSYTLIHRANLGISKISAMSNLSQESKQDALAQLCFLKAWAYFNLVRNYGPVPIFRKSISEGEAMSQPRASVSDVYAHIIELLEQAEGMYSKDDAGFVVGHASNGAAKALLAKVYVTMASGAMSGVPIVVKGGNPNIFEPQPITHIAKTVAGYESFDPAKYYALARDKAWEVINEYTLFDNYMDVWAIGNRNKGEHIWMAQAISGDKDFGNTICQDYVGIFKEDGTMEGNWYGMRDHWYLLFEEQDKRIVDGVIHRYASDGISNGKVIYNYYPRWYADKVENKEVYDSQGNAFDGTEVYHEGQGWTLAKLTKFTFVTDRKQKNSDFHFPLLRLPDIMLIYAEAVNELNGGPDAEAYNQVNRIRTRAHATPFSGMNQDEFRSAVLEERARELAYEADRRYDLFRWGIYLDVMNAIDMDEHNVTKRRLERNLLYPIPTSEVNSNDKIDSNNPGW is encoded by the coding sequence ATGAAAAAAATAATATTCAAATCGTTTTTATTGTTATGGACGGTCTTGTTGGCATGTTCATGCAATGATTTACTGGATGAAAAGGCCTATGATTTTGTGTCGCCTGAGCAGTTGGGCGACAGTGAAAGTGCAGCTTCTCAGCTCGTGACAGGAGCCTATAATACGGTGATCACCAGCTTTATTGCTCCGGGATCTTATCTTTACCTGACCAATATGGACTGTGACTACGCATCAGGAGCTTCATGGGCATTCGGTAATGTGGGAGCGGGAAACCCACAAGGTTTTTGGGGGATAGACCACATGTGGCAAGGTAGTTATACGTTAATCCACCGGGCAAATCTGGGTATATCCAAGATTTCGGCAATGAGTAATCTGAGCCAGGAGAGTAAACAGGATGCTTTAGCTCAACTCTGTTTCCTTAAAGCATGGGCTTATTTTAATTTGGTGAGAAATTACGGTCCTGTACCTATTTTCCGGAAATCCATTTCGGAAGGAGAAGCTATGAGTCAACCTCGTGCATCGGTTTCGGATGTATATGCACATATTATCGAATTGTTGGAACAGGCTGAAGGTATGTACTCAAAAGATGATGCAGGTTTCGTGGTGGGGCATGCTTCAAATGGAGCTGCTAAAGCATTGTTGGCGAAGGTATATGTTACTATGGCTTCCGGGGCGATGTCCGGTGTGCCTATCGTGGTTAAGGGAGGAAATCCGAATATATTTGAACCACAACCTATCACGCACATTGCAAAGACTGTTGCAGGTTATGAGTCTTTTGATCCGGCCAAGTATTATGCGTTGGCACGTGACAAAGCTTGGGAGGTGATAAACGAATATACCCTGTTTGATAATTATATGGACGTATGGGCCATAGGAAACCGTAATAAGGGAGAACACATCTGGATGGCACAGGCCATCAGCGGTGATAAGGACTTTGGAAACACGATCTGTCAGGATTATGTGGGCATTTTCAAAGAAGACGGTACGATGGAAGGTAACTGGTATGGTATGCGCGATCACTGGTATCTGCTTTTCGAAGAACAGGATAAGCGTATTGTCGATGGAGTTATTCATCGATATGCGTCGGATGGTATATCCAATGGTAAGGTTATCTATAACTATTATCCCCGTTGGTATGCAGATAAAGTGGAGAATAAGGAGGTATATGACAGTCAGGGCAATGCTTTTGATGGTACGGAAGTCTATCATGAAGGTCAGGGGTGGACATTGGCGAAGTTGACAAAATTTACTTTTGTTACAGACCGGAAACAAAAAAACAGTGATTTTCACTTTCCGTTACTCCGTTTGCCGGATATCATGTTGATTTATGCTGAGGCTGTCAATGAATTGAATGGTGGGCCGGACGCTGAGGCCTATAATCAGGTGAACCGCATTCGTACGCGTGCACATGCCACTCCGTTCTCCGGAATGAATCAGGATGAATTCCGTTCGGCTGTACTGGAAGAGCGTGCCCGCGAATTGGCCTATGAAGCTGACCGCCGTTATGATCTTTTCCGTTGGGGTATCTATCTGGATGTGATGAATGCCATCGATATGGATGAGCATAATGTGACTAAACGTCGTTTGGAACGAAATCTTCTTTATCCGATACCTACCAGTGAAGTGAACTCTAATGATAAGATTGATTCTAATAATCCGGGATGGTAA